In Ascaphus truei isolate aAscTru1 chromosome 5, aAscTru1.hap1, whole genome shotgun sequence, one genomic interval encodes:
- the LOC142494674 gene encoding uncharacterized protein LOC142494674 produces MDSDEHDITTYSEYNKDSDTNVQKCEKVTSHPLNAKMNYVCSDLFSSEETGNVASHAEHDFLECLTQYTVLENDISFNCLQTWYSGHFPDLAPEGHVSPEREQVSSPGSASSTHLEEHDEEDYDDDDDDDDDDDDDAAAAAIDTQIQASDHEEVPIETVLPPKRPANTTYDAIVASEGKNVEAENRRHSDLMTVLERMIALQEETVSQLAHLHRVFIEVPKQLQKINTSFEALVVQQTQANYWRMTNVPQFNTSQAGSVHAGQFSPHSSDIHSPGPNVTGQVADIAVQVPDDILPLPSVQIQQQTPTKEATKTKQDTHETDQPSLVQCLPTCSHVSVGTSPVREQSLPKSPVGESLPKSPVGESLPKSPVGESLPKSPVGESLPKSPVGESLATSPVGESLATSPVGEQSLPKSPVGESLPKSPVGESLPKSPVGESLATSPAREVPEATQSGSVVPKVGGKRKRKIQETTSRPVTRSQKEQKK; encoded by the exons ATGTgagaaagtgacctctcaccCACTTAATGCCAAAATGAACtatgtttgttcagacttatttagcTCTGAAGAAACAGGAAATGTCGCCAGCCATGCTGAGCATGACTTTCTCGAATGTCTTACACAATATACTGTCCTGGAGAATGACATTTCCTTCAACTGCCTCCAAACTTGGTACTCAGGCCACTTCCCAGATc ttgcccctgaaggacatgtgtcacctgagagggaacaagtgtcttcacctgggtcagccagctcaacacacctagaag aacatgatgaagaggattatgatgatgatgatgatgatgatgatgatgatgatgatgatgccgccgccgccgccatagacacacaaatacaagcaagtgaccatgaagaggttccaattgaaactgttttaccgccaaaacgtccagcaaataccacatatgatgcaattgtagcttctgagggaaaaaatgtggaagcagaaaatcgtcgccattctgacctgatgacagtgctggaaaggatgattgcactgcaggaagaaacagtttcacaattggcacatctccacagagtcttcattgaagtgcctaaacagttgcaaaaaatcaacacctcattcgaagcattagttgttcagcaaacacaagctaattactggagaatgactaatgtaccacaattcaacacctcacaggcaggatctgttcatgcaggtcagttttcaccacattcatctgatattcattcaccaggcccaaatgttaccggtcaagtagcagacattgctgtgcaggttcctgatgacatcctaccgctgccatctgtacaaattcagcagcagacacctacaaaggaggcgacaaaaacaaaacaagacacacatgaaacagaccaaccatcacttgtgcagtgtctaccaacttgctcacatgtgtcagtgggcacaagccctgtccgtgaacagtcactacccaaaagccctgtaggtgagtcactgcccaaaagccctgtaggtgaatcgctgcccaaaagccctgtaggtgaatcgctgcccaaaagccctgtaggtgaatcactgcccaaaagccctgtaggtgagtcactggccacaagccctgtaggtgagtcactggccacaagccctgtaggtgaacagtcactacccaaaagccctgtaggtgagtcactgcccaaaagccctgtaggtgaatcactgcccaaaagccctgtaggtgagtcactggccacaagccctgcccgtgaagtgccagaggccactcaaagtggctctgttgtgcctaaagttggtggcaaaagaaaaaggaaaattcaagagacaacaagcaggcctgttactcgctcgcaaaaggaacaaaaaaaataa